From the Plutella xylostella chromosome 5, ilPluXylo3.1, whole genome shotgun sequence genome, the window ACCTTTACCTTCGATAGAACTAAACTGTTTTCAGTCATTGTTATGCTAAAACCTAGTTTTAATATTTCACGTCCTATCATTATGTCGTGTCTCAAAAATTCATCCGGTATAACATGAAACAAAACTTCTAAACGAAAATCGTTAATTTCGACTTCACTTAATATTTGTTCGCTACACAAAACATTCGAATTTCCTATTCCAGAAATATTGACTACAGCGGCCTGGCGTTTACCACTTAGTTTGAAAGTTTTACTTTCCCTAATGAGAGAACATTCAGCCCCAGAATcataacaaaatgaaaatgacTCACTAGATTGTTTCATCACGCCGGTGATGGGTTGAACCTCGCAAGATTCGACTCGGCGCTCTACTGCAGGTCCACTTCTCGAGCCAGCCCCTCGGGTCCCGGCAGGTCCAGTTGTGCCATTGCTTGGTCCAGCTGCGTTCGGACAGCTTGGTGCGATGTGTCCAGACTGTCCACATCGGTAGCAGACGACATCCGTTGGTTTGGTCCAAGGTTTAGTAGATGAGCTGGATGAAGAAGTCGATTTTAGTTGTGCGGCCCTTTTACGACACATGTTAGCTTTGTGACCAACAATACCACAGTAGTGGCAAACTGGGGTAGGTAGTTTAGAACGTTTTGGTTCTGAAGCGTCAGTATTTTCAGTGGACGAAAATTTTCGCTTTAATTGCGTGAAAACATTTAATTCTTGCTGTAACTTCGTCCTAGAAGTTACGTCGGTGGTGTGAGCAAGATGATGAACACGGGAATCAAACTTTGACACGTGTGCGAGAACACTAGCAACGGCTATTTGTTCAGTAGTTAGGCCATTCCACTTGGTGATTAAAGAGGAGACTAAGCGACTTGCATAGGCTGCTAAAGCTTCTCCATCTTTTGGTTGGGtgtttgttagtttgataATGGTGGCTGCACTAGTTTCTTTTAGATCGAAACGACAAAGGAAAATACTTTGAAAATCAGGCCACGTCATGCCAGAATATGAGATCTGCGAAAGCCATGAAGATGCACTCCCTTTCAAGGCTTTACTGAGGGCAATAATCAGAGGAGCACCTTGGAGCGGTTGCTCTGATAAGATGAGATCAACAGTATTGCTCCAGGCACGAGCGTCAGAATCAGGTGTATCAGGGTTGTATTCAGGCATAGAAATCGCAGATGAAATTGAGGGCCCTTTAATAGCTTCTATTAATTGTTTCATATTACGGGTTTGCTGCTCAAACATTAATCGCCATAGGTCCTCAGTCCGCGATTCAGCCCGAACCGATCCCACTTCTGATGTAGGATCGTGGGCGTCATCAGGAGGCGGGTTATCCATTTTCAGGATTAAAAGGGTTATTATGTATCGGTTACATCAgtttattcaataataaatgGAGATAAAGTAATTTACACACAGAAATAACAATAATCAATCATCAGATACACAGTAATAAAGCAATAAGAAATCGGGCAGAGTAACAGTGTGCTAAGTGCTCGATTATAAATAATCGAGCAACTTAAAGGTCAGTAGAATTTACACAGCAATAAAGAAATAATCAAAAGCAAAAAAATGGCAATATAAAAGTGTGCTAAGCACTCGATCGAAATCAAGTCACTTAAGATATGTGGTACGAAGTTTATTGACTAGGTACAAGTcagcataggtaggtactaagacCAAGAGTGGACCGACAGTTTTGCCGGGAGCAGAATGCAAGCAGAACGCTCTTGAGTCAAGTCAGAAACGAGACTGCCTTTTCCAGCAGCCGTGTGGGCTATTTATAGCAGAGCCCCCACTTGCATTCATTCCGTGCAACTCTGTCCGCTGACGCTTGGGGGCGCCACGTGTTCacttaatttaaacaaagtagcaattattatgaaaacatCACAAGTAAGGtaagtaaaaataacaaattcctttaattaaaatcacacAGGTTATTTAGAAAGAAGAATCTGTTAAATTACTcaacattattaataaaatgttatgtcGTGATACCTCAGGTATCATGACAATTTCGTGGAATaactttacttaaaaaaaactagggAATCTTATAAAAAgacattgtaaataattattttcgttACACAATCAGTAAGAGATTATTTAGAACTAAACTAAAGcttcttaaataaaaatcaagaaaggaataattaataaactctgtacattacaatattatgatccgacaagtatatgtatagatcAGCCACCGACAAATTAGACCCTTCTCAAAATTTTCGTGTTTTGATTTTACGTCTATATTAATGCCTGTTTCATTAATAAGCAATAAAGCATACATCGGTAGCAATCTCTAGTTTTGGCTCCTTTGCTACAAGTTCCTCAATTGCACTTCTCCTTTCGTACCATAACAACATTCCAGTAATTCAAGCAATTTTCTATTGCAAGTTCTATTTGATACTTCTACTATGTGGCTTCTATTACAAATAATAGTTCATCCTATTTttctattatcttttattcTTACTACACCTCTTCTTTTCTTACTACACCTCTTCTtgcatttacatttattactgATATCTGTCACATAATACACACGACTGTACTGCAATTTTCtgcttttagctatttttCCTGTTGACTTCAGCATGTAGACACTTGAACACTCTAAATCTTAATACTCAATCAACGATAATCTTAAATCAAATAAGAATTAGCAAACAAACTATTGTgacagtttactcgggagctgtGGCTGGCCTAGCCGAAACCAAGGgaaatgcacaaaggttctactcgagagagccacgcaCAGAAACATCGCCCCCTCTCtgcacagaatagaatagaatacatctATTTCAACACACAATAATGTATTCGGTGTCGACACGTCCCCCATATAGCTAAATTAACACTTCAGACTAAACAATATAATCATGTCATATTCTTatcatttatctttattaatattgtatttattgtttgctATTCTAAggatataaatattagtaggtatccCAAATGAATGTTCAATGTACAACAACTATATTAATCTCTTCATCTATAACCATACTGTaactcaattttattattctatgtatatgtatttatgttttggtaTAAGTGGAGTGTTAGCTACTACAAGCT encodes:
- the LOC125491462 gene encoding uncharacterized protein LOC125491462 — translated: MDNPPPDDAHDPTSEVGSVRAESRTEDLWRLMFEQQTRNMKQLIEAIKGPSISSAISMPEYNPDTPDSDARAWSNTVDLILSEQPLQGAPLIIALSKALKGSASSWLSQISYSGMTWPDFQSIFLCRFDLKETSAATIIKLTNTQPKDGEALAAYASRLVSSLITKWNGLTTEQIAVASVLAHVSKFDSRVHHLAHTTDVTSRTKLQQELNVFTQLKRKFSSTENTDASEPKRSKLPTPVCHYCGIVGHKANMCRKRAAQLKSTSSSSSSTKPWTKPTDVVCYRCGQSGHIAPSCPNAAGPSNGTTGPAGTRGAGSRSGPAVERRVESCEVQPITGVMKQSNQHEDV